From the Prunus dulcis chromosome 4, ALMONDv2, whole genome shotgun sequence genome, one window contains:
- the LOC117624310 gene encoding ABC transporter C family member 3-like: protein MELFDSSKHGTLSAFFSHYSSSFITYPGTDFLLKPVFIRGFSGSLHLVLLFVLLVSWVWKKFKVGHGEGPKQRFGSIQSWYYKLTLLCCLGVSGLSLVFCLLNYFYWHRNDWSEEKLVTLFDLAIRTLAWGALCIYLHTQFSNSSESKFPNLLRVWWGSYFSISCYSLVIDILLYKEHVSLPVQSFVFDVVCVISGLFFIYVGFFGKKEGRNTVLEEPLLNGNGNAESNNSKGGTPVTPYSNAGIFSILTFSWMGPLIAVGNKKTLDLEDVPELYKGDSVVGSFPNFRNKLEAECGADGRVTTFHLVKALIFSAWKEVGWTGLYAIFYTLASYVGPYLIDTFVQYLYGRRKFKNEGYALVSAFMIAKLVECLCQRHWFFKAQQVGVRIRAVLVTAIYNKGLTLSCQSKQGHTSGEIINFMTVDAERVGDFSWFMHDPWMVILQVGLALVILYINLGLAAIATLVATIIVMLANVPLGSLQEKFQEKLMESKDKRMKATSEVLRNMRILKLQAWEMKFLSKINELRKTEAGWLRKFVYTSAMTSFVFWGAPTFVSVVTFVVCMLLGIPLESGKILSALATFRILQEPIYSLPDTISMIAQTKVSLDRIASFLSLDDLPPDVIENLPRGSSDTAIEIVDGNFSWDLSSPSPTLKDLNFKVSQGMRVAVCGTVGSGKSSLLSCILGEVPKISGTLKMCGTKAYVSQSPWIQSGKIEENILFGQEMDRERYERVLEACSLKKDLEILSFGDQTIIGERGINLSGGQKQRIQIARALYQDADIYLFDDPFSAVDAHTGSHLFKECLLGLLGSKTVIFVTHQVEFLPDADLILVMKDGRITQAGKFNDILNSGTDFMELVGAHAEALSVLNSAEVEPVEKISVSKEDGEFASTSGVVQNVEDTDVQNSKTDDLPKGQLVQEEEREKGRVGLSVYWKYITTAYGGALVPFILLGQVLFQVLQIGSNYWMAWATPVSEDVKPAVETSTLLTVYVALAVGSSFCVLFRSMFLATAGYKTATLLFSKMHLCIFRAPMSFFDATPSGRILNRASTDQEVVDLNMPGQIGALANSMIQLLGIIAVMSQVAWQVFIIFIPVIAICIWLQQYYISSARELARLVGVCKAPVIQHFAETISGSTTIRSFDQESRFRDTNMKLMDGYGRPNFHTAAAMEWLCFRLDMLSSITFGFCLVFLISIPAGVIDPGVAGLAVTYGLNLNMLQAWVIWNLCNVENRIISVERLLQYTTIPSEPPLVIESNQPDRSWPLRGKVDIHGLQVRYAPHMPLVLRGITCSFPGGMKTGIVGRTGSGKSTLIQTLFRIVDPASGQILIDGIDISSIGLHDLRSRLSIIPQDPTMFEGTVRSNLDPLEEYTDEQIWEALDKCQLGDDVRRKEGKLDSTVSENGENWSMGQRQLVCLGRVLLKKSKVLVLDEATASVDTATDNLIQQTLRQHFTDCTVITIAHRITSVLDSDMVLLLSHGLIDEYDSPATLLENKSSSFAQLVAEYTMRSNSSFE, encoded by the exons ATGGAGCTTTTTGATTCTTCAAAGCACGGTACTCTCTCAGCCTTCTTCTCACACTACTCATCATCATTCATTACGTATCCAGGTACCGATTTTCTTCTCAAACCGGTTTTCATACGTGGGTTTTCTGGCTCATTACACCTAGTTTTGTTATTTGTGTTGCTCGTCTCTTGGGTGTGGAAGAAATTCAAGGTGGGTCatggagaaggtccaaaacAGAGGTTTGGGAGTATTCAAAGTTGGTATTATAAGCTAACTTTACTCTGTTGTCTTGGTGTTTCTGGGCTCAgtcttgttttttgtttattgaacTACTTCTATTGGCATAGAAATGATTGGTCTGAGGAAAAGCTAGTGACCCTTTTTGATTTAGCCATTAGAACACTTGCTTGGGGTGCTCTTTGTATCTACTTGCATACCCAGTTCTCTAATTCTTCTGAATCAAAGTTCCCAAATTTATTGAGAGTTTGGTGGGGTTCCTACTTTTCTATCTCTTGCTATTCCCTTGTGATAGATATTCTTCTTTACAAGGAACATGTTTCCTTGCCCGTtcaatcttttgtttttgatgtTGTCTGCGTCATCTCGGGTTTGTTCTTTATATATGTGGGGTTTTTTGGGAAGAAAGAGGGCAGAAATACCGTTCTTGAGGAACCCCTTTTGAATGGTAATGGTAATGCAGAGTCAAATAATTCCAAAGGGGGTACACCTGTTACCCCTTATTCAAATGCTGGAATTTTCAGCATCCTTACTTTTTCTTGGATGGGTCCTCTAATTGCGGTTGGCAATAAGAAGACATTAGACCTTGAGGATGTTCCTGAACTATACAAGGGTGATAGTGTAGTTGGGTCCTTTCcaaattttagaaataaacTTGAGGCGGAGTGTGGTGCGGATGGCAGAGTTACCACATTTCATCTGGTGAAGGCATTGATATTCTCGGCCTGGAAAGAGGTTGGCTGGACAGGGTTATATGCTATATTTTACACATTGGCATCTTATGTCGGTCCATATCTAATTGACACGTTTGTTCAATACCTCTATGGGCggagaaaattcaaaaacgaAGGCTATGCTTTGGTTTCTGCATTTATGATTGCGAAGCTGGTGGAGTGCCTCTGTCAAAGGCACTGGTTCTTTAAGGCACAACAGGTAGGAGTAAGAATCCGAGCGGTACTTGTTACAGCGATCTATAATAAGGGTTTGACCCTCTCATGCCAGTCCAAGCAGGGCCACACTAGCGGTGAGATTATCAATTTTATGACTGTTGATGCTGAGAGGGTTGGTGACTTCTCTTGGTTCATGCATGATCCATGGATGGTCATTCTACAAGTTGGCTTGGCCCTAGTGATTTTGTACATAAATCTTGGTCTTGCAGCCATTGCAACTTTAGTTGCAACAATAATAGTTATGTTGGCAAATGTTCCTTTGGGGTCCTTGCAGGAGAAGTTTCAGGAAAAGTTAATGGAGTCAAAAGATAAAAGGATGAAGGCAACATCTGAGGTCTTGAGGAACATGAGGATTCTCAAGCTTCAAGCATGGGAGATGAAGTTTTTGTCTAAAATTAATGAGCTCAGGAAGACTGAGGCGGGATGGTTACGAAAGTTTGTTTACACGTCTGCCATGACCTCATTTGTTTTCTGGGGTGCCCCCACATTTGTGTCAGTGGTCACGTTCGTTGTTTGCATGCTTTTGGGGATCCCACTTGAGTCGGGGAAGATCTTATCTGCACTTGCAACATTCAGGATTCTTCAAGAGCCTATCTACAGTCTTCCAGACACAATTTCAATGATAGCACAAACTAAGGTATCCCTTGATAGAATTGCATCATTCCTTAGTCTTGATGACTTGCCTCCTGACGTTATAGAGAACCTTCCAAGAGGTAGTTCTGATACAGCAATTGAGATAGTCGATGGGAATTTCTCTTGGGATTTATCATCCCCTAGTCCAACATTGAAGGATCTAAATTTCAAAGTGAGCCAAGGTATGAGGGTTGCTGTTTGTGGTACTGTTGGCTCAGGCAAGTCTAGCTTACTTTCTTGTATTCTGGGAGAAGTTCCGAAGATATCGGGGACTCTTAAAATGTGTGGGACAAAGGCCTATGTTTCTCAGTCACCGTGGATACAGAGTGGCAAGATAGAGGAAAACATATTGTTTGGTCAAGAGATGGACAGAGAAAGATATGAGAGGGTGCTGGAAGCATGTTCATTAAAGAAGGACCTGGAAATTCTATCGTTTGGTGATCAGACAATTATAGGGGAGAGGGGAATCAATTTAAGTGGTGGGCAGAAGCAAAGAATACAAATTGCACGTGCTCTGTATCAAGACGCTGATATTTATCTGTTTGATGATCCTTTTAGCGCTGTTGATGCTCATACAGGATCACACCTTTTTAAG GAATGCTTGCTGGGTCTCTTGGGTTCAAAAACAGTAATCTTTGTTACTCATCAAGTGGAGTTCTTACCTGATGCTGACCTCATCTTG GTCATGAAAGACGGAAGGATTACTCAAGCAGGAAAGTTCAATGACATTCTTAATTCAGGAACTGATTTTATGGAACTTGTGGGAGCACACGCGGAAGCTTTGTCCGTGCTTAATTCTGCAGAGGTGGAGCCAGTTGAAAAAATAAGCGTTAGCAAAGAAGATGGAGAATTTGCTAGTACTAGTGGGGTTGTCCAAAACGTAGAAGACACTGATGTTCAAAATTCTAAAACAGATGATTTACCAAAAGGGCAGCTTGttcaagaagaagagagagagaaaggtaGAGTTGGGTTGTCAGTCTACTGGAAGTACATCACCACAGCATACGGAGGTGCTCTTGTTCCGTTTATCTTGCTTGGACAGGTTCTCTTTCAGGTCCTTCAAATTGGAAGCAATTACTGGATGGCTTGGGCAACTCCTGTTTCAGAGGATGTGAAACCTGCTGTTGAAACCTCTACACTTCTAACTGTTTATGTTGCTTTGGCCGTTGGAAGTTCTTTCTGTGTCCTCTTCAGATCCATGTTTCTTGCAACAGCTGGGTACAAGACAGCCACCCTACTCTTTAGTAAAATGCATTTATGCATTTTCCGTGCTCCCATGTCTTTCTTTGATGCGACTCCAAGTGGACGAATCCTAAACAGA GCTTCTACAGACCAAGAAGTAGTGGACTTGAACATGCCTGGTCAAATTGGGGCCCTTGCCAACTCAATGATCCAGCTTCTGGGAATTATTGCAGTGATGTCGCAAGTTGCATGGCaggttttcatcatttttatCCCTGTGATTGCAATCTGTATCTGGTTACAG CAATACTACATATCTTCAGCACGAGAACTAGCACGGTTGGTTGGAGTATGCAAAGCTCCAGTTATACAACACTTTGCTGAAACAATTTCAGGGTCGACAACTATTAGGAGCTTCGATCAAGAATCAAGATTTAGGGATACAAACATGAAACTGATGGATGGTTATGGTCGGCCTAATTTTCATACTGCGGCTGCAATGGAATGGCTATGTTTTCGCTTGGATATGTTGTCATCTATCACTTTTGGATTCTGTTTGGTTTTCTTGATCTCTATTCCAGCAGGGGTGATTGATCCAG GTGTTGCGGGCTTAGCTGTCACATATGGACTTAATCTAAACATGTTACAGGCGTGGGTTATATGGAATCTTTGCAATGTGGAGAACAGAATTATATCAGTGGAGAGATTACTACAGTACACTACCATTCCCAGTGAGCCTCCTCTTGTAATAGAATCCAATCAGCCAGATCGTTCTTGGCCATTACGTGGAAAAGTTGACATACATGGTCTTCAG GTCCGGTATGCCCCGCACATGCCGCTTGTGTTGCGAGGTATCACATGTAGCTTTCCTGGAGGAATGAAAACTGGGATTGTGGGTAGAACTGGCAGTGGCAAATCGACTCTCATACAGACCCTTTTCCGAATTGTGGATCCTGCTTCTGGCCAGATTTTGATAGATGGTATTGATATATCTTCAATTGGACTGCATGATCTAAGGTCTAGGCTGAGCATTATCCCTCAGGACCCAACCATGTTTGAAGGGACTGTAAGAAGCAACCTGGACCCACTTGAAGAGTACACAGATGAGCAAATTTGGGAG GCCCTGGATAAGTGTCAACTTGGAGATGACGTTaggagaaaggaaggaaagCTGGATTCTACAG TTAGTGAGAATGGAGAGAACTGGAGTATGGGTCAGAGGCAGTTGGTCTGCCTTGGCCGTGTGCTGCTCAAGAAAAGTAAGGTCTTGGTGCTTGACGAAGCTACCGCGTCGGTCGATACAGCTACAGATAATCTCATCCAGCAGACCCTTCGCCAACACTTTACTGACTGTACAGTCATCACCATTGCACATCGTATAACTTCTGTTCTTGATAGTGACATGGTTCTGCTTCTGAGTCATG GGCTTATTGACGAATACGATTCTCCTGCAACCTTGCTCGAGAACAAGTCGTCATCTTTTGCTCAGCTTGTGGCAGAGTACACAATGAGGTCGAATTCCAGTTTTGAGTAG
- the LOC117625948 gene encoding ABC transporter C family member 3-like, with protein sequence MELFDSSKHGTLSAFFSHYSSSFITYPGTDFLLKPVFIRGFSGSLHLVLLFVLLVSWVWKKFKVGDGEGPKQRFASIQSWYYKLTLLCCLGVSGLSLVFCLLNYFYWHRNDWSEEKLVTLFDLAIRTLAWGALCIYLHTQFSNSSESKFPNLLRVWWGSYFSISCYSLVIDILLYKEHVSLPVQSFVFDVVCVISGLFFIYVGFFGKKEGRNTVLEEPLLNGNGNAESNNSKGGTPVTPYSNAGIFSILTFSWMGPLIAVGNKKTLDLEDVPELYKGDSVVGSFPNFRNKLEAECGADGRVTTFHLVKALIFSAWKEVGWTGLYAIFYTLASYVGPYLIDTFVQYLYGRRKFKNEGYALVSAFMIAKLVECLCQRHWFFKAQQVGVRIRAVLVTAIYNKGLTLSCQSKQGHTSGEIINFMTVDAERVGDFSWYMHDPWMVILQVALALVILYINLGLAAIATLVATIIVMLANVPLGSLQEKFQEKLMESKDKRMKATSEVLRNMRILKLQAWEMKFLSKINELRKTEAGWLRKFVYTSAMTSFVFWGAPTFVSVVTFVVCMLLGIPLESGKILSALATFRILQEPIYSLPDTISMIAQTKVSLDRIASFLSLDDLPPDVIENLPRGSSDTAIEIVDGNFSWDLSSPSPTLKDLNFKVSQGMRVAVCGTVGSGKSSLLSCILGEVPKISGTLKMCGTKAYVSQSPWIQSGKIEENILFGQEMDRERYERVLEACSLKKDLEILSFGDQTIIGERGINLSGGQKQRIQIARALYQDADIYLFDDPFSAVDAHTGSHLFKECLLGLLGSKTVIFVTHQVEFLPDADLILVMKDGRITQAGKFNDILNSGTDFMELVGAHAEALSVLNSAEVEPVEKISVSKEDGEFASTSGVVQNVEDTDVQNSKTDDLPKGQLVQEEEREKGRVGLSVYWKYITTAYGGALVPFILLAQVLFQVLQIGSNYWMAWATPVSEDVKPAVETSTLLTVYVALAVGSSFCILFRSMFLATAGYRTATLLFSKMHSCVFRAPMSFFDATPSGRILNRASTDQNVVDLNMPGQIGALANSLIQLLGIIAVMSQVAWQVFIIFIPVIAICIWLQQYYISSARELARLVGVCKAPVIQHFAETISGSTTIRSFDQESRFRDTNMKLMDGYGRPNFHTAAAMEWLCFRLDMLSSITFGFCLVFLISIPAGVIDPGVAGLAVTYGLNLNMLQAWVIWNLCNVENRIISVERLLQYTTIPSEPPLVIESNQPDRSWPLRGKVDIHGLQVRYAPHMPLVLRGITCSFPGGMKTGIVGRTGSGKSTLIQTLFRIVDPASGQILIDGIDISSIGLHDLRSRLSIIPQDPTMFEGTVRSNLDPLEEYTDEQIWEALDKCQLGDEVRRKEGKLDSTVSENGENWSMGQRQLVCLGRVLLKKSKVLVLDEATASVDTATDNLIQQTLRQHFTDCTVITIAHRITSVLDSDMVLVLSHGLIEEYDSPATLLENKSSSFAQLVAEYTMRSNSSFE encoded by the exons ATGGAGCTTTTTGATTCTTCAAAGCACGGTACTCTCTCAGCCTTCTTCTCACACTACTCATCATCATTCATTACGTATCCAGGTACCGATTTTCTTCTCAAACCGGTTTTCATACGTGGGTTTTCTGGCTCATTACACCTAGTTTTGTTATTTGTGTTGCTCGTCTCTTGGGTGTGGAAGAAATTCAAGGTGGGTGATGGAGAGGGTCCAAAACAGAGGTTTGCGAGTATTCAAAGTTGGTATTATAAGCTAACTTTACTCTGTTGTCTTGGTGTTTCTGGGCTCAgtcttgttttttgtttattgaacTACTTCTATTGGCATAGAAATGATTGGTCTGAGGAAAAGCTAGTGACCCTTTTTGATTTAGCCATTAGAACACTTGCTTGGGGTGCTCTTTGTATCTACTTGCATACCCAGTTCTCTAATTCTTCTGAATCAAAGTTCCCAAATTTATTGAGAGTTTGGTGGGGTTCCTACTTTTCTATCTCTTGCTATTCCCTTGTGATAGATATTCTTCTTTACAAGGAACATGTTTCCTTGCCCGTtcaatcttttgtttttgatgtTGTCTGCGTCATCTCGGGTTTGTTCTTTATATATGTGGGGTTTTTTGGGAAGAAAGAGGGCAGAAATACCGTTCTTGAGGAACCCCTTTTGAATGGTAATGGTAATGCAGAGTCAAATAATTCCAAAGGGGGTACACCTGTTACCCCTTATTCAAATGCTGGAATTTTCAGCATCCTTACTTTTTCTTGGATGGGTCCTCTAATTGCGGTTGGCAATAAGAAGACATTAGACCTTGAGGATGTTCCTGAACTATACAAGGGTGATAGTGTAGTTGGGTCCTTTCcaaattttagaaataaacTTGAGGCGGAGTGTGGTGCGGATGGCAGAGTTACCACATTTCATCTGGTGAAGGCATTGATATTCTCGGCCTGGAAAGAGGTTGGCTGGACAGGGTTATATGCTATATTTTACACATTGGCATCTTATGTCGGTCCATATCTAATTGACACGTTTGTTCAATACCTCTATGGGCggagaaaattcaaaaacgaAGGCTATGCTTTGGTTTCTGCATTTATGATTGCGAAGCTGGTGGAGTGCCTCTGTCAAAGGCACTGGTTCTTTAAGGCACAACAGGTAGGAGTAAGAATCCGAGCGGTACTTGTTACAGCGATCTATAATAAGGGTTTGACCCTCTCATGCCAGTCCAAGCAGGGCCACACTAGCGGTGAGATTATCAATTTTATGACTGTTGATGCTGAGAGGGTTGGTGACTTCTCTTGGTACATGCATGATCCATGGATGGTCATTCTACAAGTTGCCTTGGCCCTAGTGATTTTGTACATAAATCTTGGTCTTGCAGCCATTGCAACTTTAGTTGCAACAATAATTGTTATGTTGGCAAATGTTCCTTTGGGGTCCTTGCAGGAGAAGTTTCAGGAAAAGTTAATGGAGTCGAAAGATAAAAGGATGAAGGCAACATCTGAGGTCTTGAGGAACATGAGGATTCTCAAGCTTCAAGCATGGGAGATGAAGTTTTTGTCTAAAATTAATGAGCTCAGGAAGACTGAGGCGGGATGGTTACGAAAGTTTGTTTACACGTCTGCCATGACCTCATTTGTTTTCTGGGGTGCCCCCACATTTGTGTCAGTGGTCACGTTCGTTGTTTGCATGCTTTTGGGGATCCCACTTGAGTCGGGGAAGATCTTATCTGCACTTGCAACATTCAGGATTCTTCAAGAGCCTATCTACAGTCTTCCAGACACAATTTCAATGATAGCACAAACTAAGGTATCCCTTGATAGAATTGCATCATTCCTTAGTCTTGATGACTTGCCTCCTGACGTTATAGAGAACCTTCCAAGAGGTAGTTCTGATACAGCAATTGAGATAGTCGATGGGAATTTCTCTTGGGATTTATCATCCCCTAGTCCAACATTGAAGGATCTAAATTTCAAAGTGAGCCAAGGTATGAGGGTTGCTGTTTGTGGTACTGTTGGCTCAGGCAAGTCTAGCTTACTTTCTTGTATTCTGGGAGAAGTTCCGAAGATATCGGGGACTCTTAAAATGTGTGGGACAAAGGCCTATGTTTCTCAGTCACCGTGGATACAGAGTGGCAAGATAGAGGAAAACATATTGTTTGGTCAAGAGATGGACAGAGAAAGATATGAGAGGGTGCTGGAAGCATGTTCATTAAAGAAGGACCTGGAAATTCTATCGTTTGGTGATCAGACAATTATAGGGGAGAGGGGAATCAATTTAAGTGGTGGGCAGAAGCAAAGAATACAAATTGCACGTGCTCTGTATCAAGACGCTGATATTTATCTGTTTGATGATCCTTTTAGCGCTGTTGATGCTCATACAGGATCACACCTTTTTAAG GAATGCTTGCTGGGTCTCTTGGGTTCAAAAACAGTAATCTTTGTTACTCATCAAGTGGAGTTCTTACCTGATGCTGACCTCATCTTG GTCATGAAAGACGGAAGGATTACTCAAGCAGGAAAGTTCAATGACATTCTTAATTCAGGAACTGATTTTATGGAACTTGTGGGAGCACACGCGGAAGCTTTGTCCGTGCTTAATTCTGCAGAGGTGGAGCCAGTTGAAAAAATAAGCGTTAGCAAAGAAGATGGAGAATTTGCTAGTACTAGTGGGGTTGTCCAAAACGTAGAAGACACTGATGTTCAAAATTCTAAAACAGATGATTTACCAAAAGGGCAGCTTGttcaagaagaagagagagagaaaggtaGAGTTGGGTTGTCAGTCTACTGGAAGTACATAACCACAGCATACGGAGGTGCTCTTGTTCCGTTTATCTTGCTTGCACAGGTTCTCTTTCAGGTCCTTCAAATTGGAAGCAATTACTGGATGGCTTGGGCAACTCCTGTTTCAGAGGATGTGAAACCTGCTGTTGAAACCTCTACACTTCTAACTGTTTATGTTGCTTTGGCCGTTGGAAGTTCTTTTTGTATCCTCTTCAGATCCATGTTTCTTGCAACAGCTGGGTACAGGACAGCGACTCTACTCTTTAGTAAAATGCATTCATGCGTTTTCCGTGCTCCCATGTCTTTCTTTGATGCCACTCCAAGTGGACGAATCCTAAACAGA GCTTCTACAGACCAAAATGTAGTGGACTTGAACATGCCGGGTCAAATTGGGGCCCTTGCCAACTCATTGATCCAGCTTCTGGGAATTATTGCAGTGATGTCGCAAGTTGCATGGCaggttttcatcatttttatCCCTGTGATTGCAATCTGTATCTGGTTACAG CAATACTACATATCTTCAGCACGAGAACTAGCACGGTTGGTTGGAGTATGCAAAGCTCCAGTTATACAACACTTTGCTGAAACAATTTCAGGGTCGACAACTATTAGGAGCTTCGATCAAGAATCAAGATTTAGGGATACAAACATGAAACTGATGGATGGTTATGGTCGGCCTAATTTTCATACTGCGGCTGCAATGGAATGGCTATGTTTTCGCTTGGATATGTTGTCATCTATCACTTTTGGATTCTGTTTGGTTTTCTTGATCTCTATTCCAGCAGGGGTGATTGATCCAG GTGTTGCGGGCTTAGCTGTCACATATGGACTTAATCTAAACATGTTACAGGCGTGGGTTATATGGAATCTTTGCAATGTGGAGAACAGAATTATATCAGTGGAGAGATTACTACAGTACACTACCATTCCCAGTGAGCCTCCTCTTGTAATAGAATCCAATCAGCCAGATCGTTCTTGGCCATTACGTGGAAAAGTTGACATACATGGTCTTCAG GTCCGGTATGCCCCGCACATGCCGCTTGTGTTGCGAGGTATCACATGTAGCTTTCCTGGAGGAATGAAAACTGGGATTGTGGGTAGAACTGGCAGTGGCAAATCGACTCTCATACAGACCCTTTTCCGAATTGTGGATCCTGCTTCTGGCCAGATTTTGATAGATGGTATTGATATATCTTCAATTGGACTGCATGATCTAAGGTCTAGGCTGAGCATTATCCCTCAGGACCCAACCATGTTTGAAGGGACTGTAAGAAGCAATCTGGACCCACTTGAAGAGTACACAGATGAGCAAATTTGGGAG GCCCTGGATAAGTGTCAACTTGGAGATGAAGTTaggagaaaggaaggaaagCTGGATTCTACAG TTAGTGAGAATGGAGAGAACTGGAGTATGGGTCAGAGGCAGTTGGTCTGCCTTGGCCGTGTGCTGCTCAAGAAAAGTAAGGTCTTGGTGCTTGACGAAGCTACCGCGTCGGTCGATACAGCTACAGATAATCTCATCCAGCAGACCCTTCGCCAACACTTTACTGACTGTACCGTCATCACCATTGCACATCGTATAACTTCTGTTCTTGATAGTGACATGGTTCTGGTTCTGAGTCATG GGCTCATTGAGGAATATGATTCTCCTGCAACATTGCTAGAGAACAAGTCGTCATCGTTTGCTCAGCTTGTGGCAGAGTACACTATGAGGTCGAATTCCAGTTTTGAGTAG